From a region of the Balaenoptera ricei isolate mBalRic1 chromosome 11, mBalRic1.hap2, whole genome shotgun sequence genome:
- the PRRC2A gene encoding protein PRRC2A isoform X3, giving the protein MRLVEPVGRPSILKEDNLKEFDQLDQENDDGWAGAHEEVDYTEKLKFSDEEDGRDSDEEGAEGHKESQSAAGEERPPEADDKKGNSPGSEPPPPKTAWAETSRPPETEPGPPAPKPPPPPPHRGPTGNWGPPGDYPDRGGPPCKPPAPEDEDEAWRQRRKQSSSEISLAVERARRRREEEERRMQEERRAACAEKLKRLDEKFGAPDKRLKSEPLVPPAAPPAPVPPPAAPKELPTPSAPPPAPVPTPEKEPEEPAQAPPAQSTPTPGVAPAPTVVSGGGSTNSTSSGSFEASPVEPQLPSKEGPEPPEEVPSPATPPAPKVEPKGDGVGPTRQPPSQGLGYPKYQKSLPPRFQRQQQEQLLKQQQQQWQQHQQGSAPPAPVPPSPPQPVTMGAVPAPQAPPPPPKALYPGALGRPPPMPPMNFDPRWMMIPPYVDPRLLQGRPPLDFYPPGVHPSGLVPRERSDSGGSSSEPFERHAPPLLRDRGTPPVDPKLAWVGDVFTTTPADPRPLTSPLRQAADEDEKGMRSETPPVPPPPPYLASYPGFPENGAPGPPIPRFPLEEPAPPGPRPLPWPPGNDEAAKIQAPPPKKETPKEETPQLTGPEAGRKPTRGIGGQGPPPPRRESRTETRWGPRPGSSRRGIPPEEPGAPPRRAGPIKKPPPPAKVEDLPPKPLEQGDETPKVPKPDPLKTAKGKIGGPKETPPSGTLSPAPRLRRDYSYERVGPTSCRGRGRGEYFARGRGFRGTYGGRGRGARSREFRSYREFRGDDGRGGGAGGPNHPPAPRGRTASETRSEGSEYEEIPKRRRQRGSETGSETHESDLAPSDKEAPTPKEGVLTQVPLAPPPSGAPPSPAPARFSTARGGRVFTPRGVPSRRGRGGGRPPPPICPGWSPPTKSLAPKKPPTGPLPPSKEPLKEKLIPGPLSPMARGGSSGGSNVGMGVEDGERPRRRRHGRAQQQDKPPRFRRLKQERENAARGAEGKSSSLALPVSTPGPEEALTTVAVPPPPRRAAAKSPDLSNQNSDQANEEWETASESSDFASERRGDKEAPPAALLTPKAVGTPGGSGGGAGPGISAMSRGELSQRAKDLSKRSFSSQRPGMERQNRRPGPSSKSGSGGGSSGGGGGGPGGRTGPGRGDKRSWPSPKNRSRPPEERPPGLPLPPPPPSSSAVFRLDQVIHSNPAGIQQALAQLSSRQGSAAAPGGHPRPKPGPPQTPQGPSPQPPTRYDPQRANNNDVNSDPHLEEPGPMVRGVGGTPRDSAGVNPFPPKRRERPPRKPELLQEESLPPSHSSGFLGPKPEGPGPQGESRDAGTEALTPHLWNRIHTATSRKSYQPGSMEPWMEPLSPFEDVAGTEMSQSDSGVDLSGDSQVSSGPCSQRSSPDGGLKGAAEGPPKRSGGPSPLNAVPGEGPPGSEPSEPPRRRPPAPHDGDRKELPREQPLPPGPIGTERLQRTDRGPEPGSLRPSHRPGPPVQFGTNDKDSDLCLVVGDSLKAEKELMVSVTEAIPLARDWELLPSASASAEPQSKNLGSGHCGPETSSSGQRLYPEVFYGSPGPPSSQVSGGAIDSQLHPNNGGFRPGTPSLHPYRSQPLYLPPGPAPPSALLSGVAVKGQFLDFSTLQATELGKLPAGGVLYPPPSFLYSPAFCPSPLPDPPLLQVRQDLPSPSDFYSPPLQPGGQSGFLPSGAPAQQMLLPMVDSQLPVVNFGSLPPAPPPAPPPLSLLPVGPALQPPSLAVRPPPAPATRVLPSPARPFGPSLGRAELHPVELKQFHDYRKLNSNLGGPGSSRTPPAGRSFSGLNSRLKAPPSTYSGVFRTQRVDLYQQASPPDALRWTPKPWERTGPPSREGPSRRAEEPGSRGDKEPGLPPPR; this is encoded by the exons ATGCGCCTTGTAGAACCTGTGGGTCGGCCTTCCATTCTTAAAGAAGATAATCTTAAAGAGTTTGATCAGTTGGACCAGGAGAATGATGATGGTTGGGCAG GGGCCCACGAGGAGGTCGACTACACTGAGAAGCTCAAGTTCAGCGATGAGGAAGACGGGCGAGACTCCGATGAGGAGGGAGCTGAGGGCCA CAAGGAGTCCCAGTCAGCTGCTGGTGAGGAACGGCCCCCTGAAGCAGATGACAAAAAGGGCAACTCCCCCGGCAGCGAACCACCCCCTCCCAAGACGGCCTGGGCAGAGACCTCTCGGCCTCCAGAGACAGAGCCGGGGCCTCCTGCCCCaaagcctcccccacccccacctcaccgGGGCCCCACCGGGAACTGGGGCCCCCCTGGGGACTACCCA GATCGCGGGGGCCCTCCCTGCAAGCCCCCAGCACCCGAAGATGAGGATGAGGCTTGGCGGCAGCGGCGAAAGCAGTCTTCGTCTGAAATCTCCCTGGCTGTGGAGCGAGCCCGGCGACGGCGAGAGGAGGAGGAACGGCGCATGCAGGAGGAACGCAGGGCAGCCTGTGCCGAGAAACTCAAGCGACTCGATGAGAAGTTTGGGGCACCTGACAAGCGGCTCAAATCGGAGCCTCTTGTACCACCTgctgcccctcctgcccctgtTCCACCACCTGCGGCCCCCAAAGAACTCCCCACACCTTCAGCTCCTCCACCGGCACCAGTCCCGACACCTGAAAAAGAACCGGAAGAGCCGGCACAGGCCCCTCCTGCCCAGTCCACCCCCACTCCAGGTGTGGCTCCAGCTCCCACCGTGGTGAGTGGTGGTGGCAGCACCAATAGCACCAGCAGTGGCAGCTTCGAAGCCAGCCCAG TGGAACCTCAACTGCCCTCAAAAGAGGGTCCTGAACCACCAGAAGAGGTTCCTTCTCCTGCCACGCCCCCAGCCCCAAAGGTGGAGCCCAAGGGTGATGGGGTTGGTCCTACCCGGCAGCCCCCCAGCCAAGGCTTGGGCTACCCCAAGTATCAGAAATCATTGCCTCCTCGTTTCCAGCGGCAGCAGCAG GAGCAGCTCTTgaagcagcaacaacagcagtGGCAGCAGCATCAACAGGGCTCcgccccacctgccccagtgcccccatcaccaccacagCCTGTGACCATGGGGGCTGTGCCAGCTCCACAGGCTCCGCCACCACCCCCCAAGGCCCTGTACCCAGGTGCTCTGGGCCGGCCCCCACCCATGCCCCCTATGAACTTCGATCCCCGCTGGATGATGATTCCTCCTTATGTGGACCCCCGGCTCCTTCAGGGCCGGCCCCCTCTGGACTTCTATCCTCCTGGTGTGCATCCCTCTG GCCTAGTTCCCCGGGAGCGCTCAGACAGTGGAGGCTCAAGCTCAGAGCCATTTGAGCGCCATGCACCCCCCCTCTTACGGGATCGTGGCACCCCACCAGTGGATCCAAAGTTGGCCTGGGTAGGAGATGTCTTCACCACCACACCTGCTGACCCCcgcccacttacctcaccactgCGCCAGGCTGCTGACGAGGATGAGAAGGGGATGAG GAGCGAGACCCCTCCAGTACCTCCCCCACCACCCTATCTGGCCAGTTATCCAGGCTTTCCTGAGAATGGAGCCCCTGGGCCCCCAATCCCTCGCTTCCCTCTGGAGGAGCCAGCTCCCCCAGGGCCCCGTCCACTCCCCTGGCCCCCAGGCAATGATGAGGCAGCCAAGATACAAGCTCCACCACCTAAAAAGGAAACCCCCAAGGAGGAGACTCCACAGCTGACCGGGCCAGAAGCTGGTCGAAAGCCTACCCGTGGAATCGGAGGCCAAGGCCCCCCGCCACCTCGCAGAGAGAGCCGCACTGAGACCCGCTGGGGCCCTCGTCCAGGCAGCAGTCGTCGTGGAATCCCTCCAGAGGAGCCAGGGGCCCCTCCCCGCCGCGCTGGGCCTATCAAGAAACCCCCGCCGCCTGCAAAAGTCGAAGATCTGCCCCCTAAGCCCCTCGAACAGGGGGATGAAACCCCCAAGGTTCCAAAGCCAGACCCGTTGAAGACGGCAAAGGGGAAGATAGGTGGCCCCAAGGAGACCCCACCCAGTGGGACTCTTTCCCCTGCCCCAAGGCTTCGGAGGGACTATTCCTATGAGAGAGTGGGTCCTACCTCTTGCCGGGGTCGGGGCCGAGGGGAGTATTTTGCCAGAGGGAGGGGTTTTCGGGGCACCTATGGGGGACGGGGGCGGGGAGCCCGAAGCCGAGAGTTCCGTAGTTACCGGGAATTCCGAGGAGATGATGGGcgtggaggtggggcagggggaccAAACCATCCTCCTGCTCCCCGAGGCCGCACTGCCAGTGAGACACGGAGTGAGGGTTCAGAGTATGAAGAAATCCCCAAGCGGCGCCGGCAGCGGGGTTCAGAGACAGGCAGCGAGACCCATGAGAGTGATCTGGCCCCCTCAGACAAGGAGGCCCCGACACCCAAGGAAGGAGTACTTACACAGGTTCCTCTTGCTCCCCCACCATCAGGAGCACCCCCTTCACCAGCCCCAGCCCGCTTTTCCACTGCCCGAGGTGGACGAGTCTTCACTCCCAGAGGGGTGCCATCACGCCGGGGTCGAGGGGGAGGgcggccccctccccccatttgcCCAGGCTGGAGCCCCCCAACCAAGTCTCTGGCTCCAAAGAAGCCTCCAACAGGTCCTTTGCCTCCAAGTAAGGAGCCTTTGAAAGAAAAGCTGATCCCAGGGCCCCTGTCCCCCATGGCCCGAGGAGGCAGCAGTGGAGGCAGCAACGTAGGCATGGGTGTGGAAGATGGAGAGCGGCCCAGAAGGAGGCGACATGGGAGGGCTCAGCAGCAGGACAAACCGCCTCGTTTCCGGAGACTGAAACAGGAACGGGAGAACGCTGCCAGGGGGGCCGAGGGCAAGTCCTCTTCCCTTGCCCTTCCAGTCTCCACTCCTGGACCGGAGGAAGCCCTCACAACGGTAGCAGTGCCCCCACCACCTCGCCGGGCAGCTGCTAAGTCTCCCGATCTGTCAAACCAGAACTCAGACCAAGCCAATGAGGAATGGGAGAcggcctcagagagcagtgacTTTGCCAGTGAGCGCCGGGGGGACAAGGAGGCTCCGCCAGCAGCACTGCTAACCCCCAAAGCTGTGGGGACTCCCGGGGGCAGTGGAGGTGGAGCTGGACCAGGCATTTCAGCCATGTCCCGTGGAGAGCTGAGCCAGAGAGCGAAAGATTTGAGCAAGCGGAGCTTCTCGAGTCAGCGGCCAGGCATGGAAAGGCAGAACCGGCGCCCAGGCCCGAGCAGCAAGTCTGGCagtggtggtggcagcagtggaGGAGGTGGCGGGGGTCCTGGAGGGAGGACTGGCCCAGGGCGAGGGGACAAGAGGAGCTGGCCCTCTCCCAAGAACCGAAG CCGTCCTCCAGAGGAGCGTCCCCCAgggctccctctgcctcccccaccccccagcagttCTGCTGTCTTCCGCCTGGACCAAGTTATCCACAGCAACCCTGCTGGCATCCAACAGGCTCTGGCCCAGCTCAGCAGCCGCCAAGGAAGTGCAGCTGCACCAGGGGGGCACCCAAGGCCCAAGCCTGGGCCTCCCCAAACCCCCCAaggcccctcccctcagcccccaacCCGGTATGACCCTCAGAGGGCCAACAACAATGACGTCAATTCGG ACCCCCACTTGGAGGAGCCAGGGCCGATGGTCAGGGGGGTGGGCGGGACTCCCCGGGACTCTGCCGGGGTTAATCCCTTCCCCCCCAAACGGCGAGAGCGGCCTCCCAGAAAACCGGAGCTGCTGCAGGAG GAATCTTTGCCACCTTCTCATAGCTCTGGATTCTTGGGCCCCAAACCTGAGGGCCCAGGCCCTCAGGGAGAGTCCAGAGATGCAGGAACAGAGGCCCTGACCCCTCACCTCTGGAATCGTATACATACTG CCACTAGCCGGAAGAGTTACCAGCCTGGCTCCATGGAGCCTTGGATGGAACCCCTGAGTCCTTTTGAGGATGTGGCTGGCACGGAG ATGAGTCAGTCTGACAGTGGGGTGGACCTGAGTGGGGATTCTCAGGTGTCATCAGGTCCCTGCAGCCAGCGAAGTTCCCCTGATGGAGGACTCAAGGGGGCAGCAGAGGGGCCCCCCAAGCGGTCTGGAGGCCCCTCCCCCCTGAATGCTGTTCCTGGTGAGGGTCCACCTGGCTCTGAACCCTCTGAACCTCCTAGGAGACGGCCACCTGCCCCCCACGATGGGGACAGAAAG GAGCTGCCCCGGGAGCAGCCTCTGCCCCCTGGGCCCATTGGCACAGAACGATTGCAGCGTACAGACCGAGGCCCAGAGCCTGGCTCCCTCCGGCCATCCCATCGACCTGGTCCTCCGGTCCAGTTTGGTACCAATGACAAG GACTCGGACTTGTGCCTAGTGGTGGGAGACAGTTTAAAAGCAGAGAAGGAGCTAATGGTATCAGTCACTGAG GCCATTCCCCTAGCCCGAGACTGGGAGCTGCTCCCCAGTGCTTCTGCCTCAGCTGAGCCACAATCCAAGAACCTGGGTtctgggcactgtggcccagAGACCAGCTCCTCAGGCCAACGCTTGTACCCTGAGGTCTTCTATGGCAGCCCTGGGCCTCCCAGTTCTCAG GTTTCAGGGGGAGCCATAGACTCTCAGCTACATCCCAACAATGGAGGTTTCCGCCCTGGGACACCCTCATTGCACCCTTACAG ATCACAGCCCCTGTACctccccccaggcccagccccaccctcagcACTGCTCTCGGGGGTAGCTGTCAAGGGCCAGTTTCTGGATTTCTCCACACTGCAAGCAACAGAGCTGGGGAAGCTGCCAGCTGGAGGAGTTCTCTACCCTCCACCTTCCTTCCTCTACTCTCCAGCTTTCTGCCCTAGCCCTTTGCCAGACCCACCCTTGCTTCAG GTGCGACAGGATCTGCCATCCCCTTCAGATTTTTATTCTCCCCCTCTGCAACCTGGTGGCCAAAGTGGCTTCCTCCCCTCAGGGGCCCCTGCCCAGCAG ATGCTTCTACCCATGGTGGACTCTCAGCTGCCTGTGGTGAACTTCGGCTCCCTGCCACCAGCGccgcctcctgccccaccccccctttctCTGTTACCTGTGGGCCCTGCTCTGCAGCCCCCCAGCCTGGCTGTGCGGCCCCCACCTGCTCCTGCTACTCGGGTGCTGCCTTCACCTGCCAGGCCCTTCGGCCCTAGCTTGGGGCGAGCAGAG CTGCACCCAGTAGAACTAAAGCAGTTCCACGATTATCGGAAACTGAACAGCAACCTTGGGGGACCTGGGTCATCACGTACTCCTCCAGCTGGAAG GTCTTTCTCTGGCCTCAACTCCCGTCTCAAGGCCCCACCTTCCACCTACAGCGGAGTCTTCCGCACCCAGCGCGTCGACCTCTACCAGCAG GCCTCCCCACCAGATGCCCTGCGCTGGACGCCGAAGCCTTGGGAGCGGACGGGGCCACCTTCTCGAGAAGGGCCGTCccgaagggcagaggagcctgggtCCCGAGGGGACAAGGAGCCTGGATTGCCCCCACCCCGCTGA